The genomic segment TCCGCACGAGGACAAGCGCTTACCCATAACCAATGCTTCTGTCGATCATACGATCCATCTCTTCGACTTCTGGGCCATGGCGTCGCACCATGGGAGAGAGGAAACGCATCGACCAGCGACCGCTACGAAGAGAGGGAGCGACCATGACCACCGCACGAGAAGCCGCCGCACAACCGGAGGACCTGGCCCGGCTGTTCGTGGAACGGGCGAACGCGGGCGACGCCGAGGGAGTCGCCGCGCTCTACGAGCCCGACGCCGTGCTGGGATTCCCGCTCGGCAGCGAGACCGTCGGCAGGGAGGCGATCCGCGGCGTCATCGAGCAACTGCTGCGGCAGGTACCGCACTTCACGCTGGAGGAGTCGCTGCCCACCCTGGTCAACGGCGATCTGGCGCTGACCGCGACGCGGTCCGCCGACGGGACCGGCGGCCGCGCCCAGGTGGCGCGCCGCCAGCCGGACGGCAGCTGGCTGCGCATCCTGGACCGGCCCGAATCCCGTGACCGGTAGCCCTAAGACGGGGCCCTTGACCGGGTCAGGACCGACGAATGGGGCGCACCCGGAGATCCGGGTGCGCCCCATCGGCGTTCGGTCAGGCCCGGAGGCCCGCTGTCACGCGCCGCGCAGCACCGCGCCGGTGGCCGCGGTGGCCGCGGCGACGGCGGCGTCACGGGCGGCGGTCGTCTCCTCGGCCGTGAGAGTGCGGTCGGCGGCCCGGAAGCGCAGGGCGTAGGCGAGGGACTTCTTGCCCTCGCCGACCTGCTCACCGGTGTAGATGTCGAACAGCCGCAGCGATTCCAGCAGTTCACCGGCACCGGTGCGCAGGGCGGCCTCCACCTCGGCGGCCGGCACGGACGCGTCGGTGATCAGGGCGACGTCCTGCGTGGCCACCGGGAAGGTGGACACCCGGGGCGCCGGGACGGGGCCGGCGGACGCCCGCTCCACGCGGTCCAGGTCGAGCTCCATCGCGGAGGTCTGGTCCGGCAGGTGCAGCGCCTTGACGACCCGCGGGTGCAGTTCACCGGCGTGGCCGACGAGGAGCTCCGCGCCGTCCACCACGGCGAGCAGCGCCGCGCAGCGGCCCGGGTGGAACGGGGCGTGCTGGTCCTGGCGGACGATCAGCTCGACCCCGGCCTCGCGGGCGACGGTGCGGCCGGCCTCGATGGCGTCCGCCCAGCTCGCGGCGGTGCCCTTGCCCCACCAGCCGGCCTGCTCGCGCGCGCCGGACAGCGCGACGGCGACCCGGCGCGGCTGCTCGGGCAGCGCGGCGTTCAGCGCCGCGATCTCCTCGTCGGTGGGCCGGCGGTCGACCGGCAGCCGCGGCGGCGACGGCTCGGCGCCGGTGGGCAGGAAGACCAGACCGGTCTCGAACAGGGCCAGGTCGTGCGAGCCCCGTCCGATGTTGCGGCGCAGCGTGGCCAGCAGTCCCGGCAGCAGCGTCGTGCGCATCGCCGGTTCCTCGTCGGAGAGCGGGTTGACGAGCTTGACGGTGCGGCGGCGCGGGTCGTCCGCCTCCAGGCCGAGCTGGTCGAAGGCGGCCTCGCCGAGGAACGGCGTGTTCTGCACCTCGACGTAGCCGGCTCCGGCCAGCGCCCGGCCGGTCCGGCGGCGCAGCTGCTGCGATCCGGTCAGACCGCGGCCGGACGGCAGCTTGGGCAGCGTCGACGGCAGGTTCTCGTACCCCTCCAGCCGGATGACCTCTTCCGCGAGGTCGTTCGGGTCGGTGAGGTCCGGGCGCCAGCTCGGCACGGTGACGACGAGCTCGTCGGAGCCGTAGACGTCACAGCCGACCTGCTGCAGCCGGCGCACCACGGTCTCGCGGCCGTACTCGGTGCCCGCGACGCGGTCCGGGTGGTCGGCCGGGATGGAGATGGTGCGCGGTGCGGACGGGGAGATGATCTCCGTGACGCCCGGCTCCGCGGTGCCGCCCGCGAGCAGCACCAGCAGGTCGGCGGTGCGCTGTGCGGCGGCCGAGGTGGTCTGCGGGTCGGTGCCGCGCTCGAAGCGCTTGGACGCCTCGGAGGACAGCTTGTGCCGGCGGGCGGTGCGGGCGATGGTGACCGGCTCGAAGTGCGCGGCCTCGATGACGACGTCGGTGGTGCCGCGCACCTCGCCCGTCGTCTCGTCGCGGACGGCGTCCGCGATCTCGGTGTCGGCCCCGCCCATGACGCCGGCCAGACCGATCACACCGCTGTTGTCGGTGATCACCAGGTCCTCGGCGTCCAGCACGCGCTTCGCGCCGTCGAGCGTGGTGAGCTTCTCGCCGGGCTGTGCGCGGCGGACGCCGATCGGGCCGTCGACCCGGGTCCGGTCGTAGGCGTGGAGCGGCTGGCCGAGCTCCAGCATCACGTAGTTGGTGACGTCCACGGCCAGGCTGATCGGCCGCATGCCGGCCTTCTGCAGCCTGCGCTGCAGCCAGATCGGGGAGCGGGCCTCGGGGTCCAGGCCGACCACGGTGCGGGCGGTGAAGCGGTCGCAGCCGATCGGGTCGCCCACCTTGACCGGGTAGCCGTACGCGTTCGGCGGCGGCACGTCGAGCAGCGCCGGGTCGCTCAGCGAGATCCCGTAGGCGATGGCGGTCTCGCGGGCGACACCGCGCATCGACAGGCAGTAGCCCCGGTCCGGGGTGACGGCGATGTCGAGCACCTCGTCGACGAGCTCCAGCAGCGCGATCGCGTCGGTGCCGGCCTCGTGCTCCGGCGGGAGCACGATGATGCCGTCGTGGTCGTCGCCCATGCCGAGCTCGGCGGCCGAGCAGATCATGCCGTGCGAGGTCCTGCCGTACGTCTTGCGCGCGGCGATCTTGAAGTCGCCGGGCAGCGTCGCGCCGGGCAGCACGACGACGACCTTGTCGCCGACGGCGAAGTTCCGGGCGCCGCAGACGATCTCCTGCGGCTCACCGGTTCCGTTGGCACTGCCCACGTCGACCGTGCAGAAGCGGATCGGCTTCTTGAAGCCCTCCAGCTCCTCGATG from the Streptomyces sp. RKAG293 genome contains:
- a CDS encoding nuclear transport factor 2 family protein; the encoded protein is MTTAREAAAQPEDLARLFVERANAGDAEGVAALYEPDAVLGFPLGSETVGREAIRGVIEQLLRQVPHFTLEESLPTLVNGDLALTATRSADGTGGRAQVARRQPDGSWLRILDRPESRDR
- the pheT gene encoding phenylalanine--tRNA ligase subunit beta, with product MRIPLSWLREYVDLPAGETGRDVQAKLISSGLEVETVEQLGAGLTGPLVVGKVLTIEELEGFKKPIRFCTVDVGSANGTGEPQEIVCGARNFAVGDKVVVVLPGATLPGDFKIAARKTYGRTSHGMICSAAELGMGDDHDGIIVLPPEHEAGTDAIALLELVDEVLDIAVTPDRGYCLSMRGVARETAIAYGISLSDPALLDVPPPNAYGYPVKVGDPIGCDRFTARTVVGLDPEARSPIWLQRRLQKAGMRPISLAVDVTNYVMLELGQPLHAYDRTRVDGPIGVRRAQPGEKLTTLDGAKRVLDAEDLVITDNSGVIGLAGVMGGADTEIADAVRDETTGEVRGTTDVVIEAAHFEPVTIARTARRHKLSSEASKRFERGTDPQTTSAAAQRTADLLVLLAGGTAEPGVTEIISPSAPRTISIPADHPDRVAGTEYGRETVVRRLQQVGCDVYGSDELVVTVPSWRPDLTDPNDLAEEVIRLEGYENLPSTLPKLPSGRGLTGSQQLRRRTGRALAGAGYVEVQNTPFLGEAAFDQLGLEADDPRRRTVKLVNPLSDEEPAMRTTLLPGLLATLRRNIGRGSHDLALFETGLVFLPTGAEPSPPRLPVDRRPTDEEIAALNAALPEQPRRVAVALSGAREQAGWWGKGTAASWADAIEAGRTVAREAGVELIVRQDQHAPFHPGRCAALLAVVDGAELLVGHAGELHPRVVKALHLPDQTSAMELDLDRVERASAGPVPAPRVSTFPVATQDVALITDASVPAAEVEAALRTGAGELLESLRLFDIYTGEQVGEGKKSLAYALRFRAADRTLTAEETTAARDAAVAAATAATGAVLRGA